Proteins found in one Phocoena sinus isolate mPhoSin1 chromosome 19, mPhoSin1.pri, whole genome shotgun sequence genomic segment:
- the LOC116743888 gene encoding 60S ribosomal protein L17-like, whose protein sequence is MVRYSLDPENPTKSCKSRGSNLCVHFKNTRETAQAIKGMHIRKAAKYLKDVTLKKQKKQKKQCVPFRRYSGGVGRCPQAKQWGWTQGRWPKKSAEFLLHLLKNAESNAELKGLDVDSLVTEHIQVNKAPKMQRRTYGAHGRLNPYMSSPCHTEMNLTEKEQIVPKPEEEVAQKKNLSQKKLTKQKLMARE, encoded by the exons ATGGTTCGCTATTCACTTGACccagaaaaccccacaaaatcatGCAAGTCAAGAGGTTCAAATCTTTGTGTTCACTTCAAGAACACGCGTGAAACTGCCCAGGCCATTAAGGGTATGCATATCCGAAAAGCCGCCAAGTATCTGAAGGACGTCACTTTAAAGAAGCA aaaaaaacagaaaaagcaatgtGTGCCATTCCGTCGTTACAGTGGTGGAGTTGGTAGGTGTCCCCAGGCCAAACAGTGGGGCTGGACGCAGGGTCGGTGGCCCAAAAAGAGTGCTGAATTTTTACTGCACCTGCTCAAAAATGCAGAGAGTAATGCTGAACTTAAGGGCTTAGATGTAGATTCTCTGGTCACTGAGCACATCCAGGTGAACAAAGCCCCCAAGATGCAGCGCAGAACTTACGGAGCTCATGGTCGGCTCAACCCATACATGAGCTCTCCCTGCCACACTGAGATGAACcttactgaaaaagaacagattgttCCTAAACCAGAAGAGGAGGTTGCCCAGAAGAAAAACCTGTCCCAGAAGAAACTGACGAAACAAAAACTTATGGCCCGGGAATAA
- the CNOT3 gene encoding CCR4-NOT transcription complex subunit 3 isoform X2, which yields MADKRKLQGEIDRCLKKVSEGVEQFEDIWQKLHNAANANQKEKYEADLKKEIKKLQRLRDQIKTWVASNEIKDKRQLIDNRKLIETQMERFKVVERETKTKAYSKEGLGLAQKVDPAQKEKEEVGQWLTNTIDTLNMQVDQFESEVESLSVQTRKKKGDKDKQDRIEGLKRHIEKHRYHVRMLETILRMLDNDSILVDAIRKIKDDVEYYVDSSQDPDFEENEFLYDDLDLEDIPQALVATSPPSHSHMEDEIFNQSSSTPTSTTSSSPIPPSPANCTTENSEDDKKRGRSTDSEISQSPAKNGSKPVHSSQHPQSPAVPPSYPSGPPPAASALSTAPGNNGAPAPAAPPSALGAKASPAPSHSSGTPAPYAQAVAPPAPSGPSPAQPRPPSVQPGGGGGGGKQNGATSYSSVVADSPAEVALSSGGGSSANSQALGPQSGPHNPPPSTSKEPNATAPTGAGGVAPGSGNNSGGPSLLVPLPVNPPSSPTPSFSEAKAAGALLNGPPQFSAAPEIKAPEPLSSLKSMAERAAISSGIEDPVPTLHLTERDIILSSTSAPPASAQPALQLSEVNIPLSLGVCPLGPVPLTKEQLYQQAMEEAAWHHMPHPSDSERIRQYLPRNPCPTPPYHHQMPPPHSDTVEFYQRLSTETLFFIFYYLEGTKAQYLAAKALKKQSWRFHTKYMMWFQRHEEPKTITDEFEQGTYIYFDYEKWGQRKKEGFTFEYRYLEDRDLQ from the exons ATGGCGGACAAGCGCAAACTCCAAG GTGAGATTGATCGCTGCCTCAAGAAGGTGTCCGAGGGCGTGGAGCAGTTTGAAGATATTTGGCAGAAG CTCCACAATGCAGCCAACGCGAACCAGAAAGAAAAGTATGAGGCTGATCTAAAGAAGGAGATTAAGAAGCTTCAA CGGCTGAGGGACCAGATCAAGACTTGGGTAGCATCCAATGAGATCAAGGACAAGAGGCAGCTTATAGACAACCGCAAGCTCATTGAGACG CAAATGGAACGGTTCAAAGTTGTGGAGCGAGAGACCAAGACAAAAGCCTATAGCAAGGAGGGCCTGGGCCTGGCACAGAAGGTGGACCCTgcccagaaggaaaaggaggaggtcGGCCAGTGGCTCACG aatACCATCGACACCCTAAACATGCAGGTGGACCAGTTTGAGAGTGAAGTGGAGTCACTGTCGGTGCAAACACGCAAGAAGAAGGGCGACAAGGAT AAGCAGGACCGGATCGAGGGCCTGAAGCGGCATATCGAGAAGCACCGCTACCACGTGCGCATGCTGGAGACCATCCTGCGCATGCTGGACAACGACTCCATCCTCGTGGACGCCATCCGCAAGATCAAGGACGATGTCGAGTACTACGTGGACTCGTCCCAGGACCCCGACTTCGAGGAGAATGAGTTCCTCTACGACGACCTGGACCTCGAGGACATTC CACAGGCGCTGGTCGCCACCTCCCCGCCCAGCCACAGTCACATGGAGGATGAGATCTTCAACCAGTCAAGCAGCACGCCCACTTCGACCACCTCCAGCTCGCCCATCCCGCCCAGCCCGGCCAACTGCACCACG GAAAACTCTGAAGATGACAAGAAGAGGGGACGCTCGACGGATAGTGAAATCAGCCAG tCTCCAGCCAAAAACGGCTCCAAGCCTGTCCACAGCAGCCAGCACCCTCAGTCCCCAGCTGTGCCGCCAAGCTACCCCTCCGGCCCCCCGCCCGCCGCCTCTGCCCTGAGCACCGCCCCTGGCAACAACGGGGCCCCTGCCCCGGCAGCACCCCCAAGCGCCCTGGGCGCCAAggccagcccagctcccagccacAGCTCGGGCACGCCCGCCCCCTACGCCCAGGCTGTGGCCCCGCCAGCTCCCAGTGGGCCCAGCCCCGCGCAGCCCCGGCCCCCCAGCGTGCAGCccggcggaggcggaggcggaggcaaGCAGAACGGCGCCACCA GTTACAGCTCAGTAGTGGCAGACAGCCCGGCAGAGGTGGCTCTCAGCAGCGGCGGGGGCAGCAGTGCCAacagccaggccctgggcccccaGTCTGGCCCCCACAACCCACCTCCCAGCACCTC GAAGGAACCCAATGCGACAGCCCCAACGGGGGCTGGGGGCGTGGCCCCAGGCTCAGGGAACAACTCGGGGGGACCCAGTCTCCTGGTGCCACTACCTGTGAACCCTCCCAGCTCCCCGACACCCAGCTTCAGCGAGGCCAAGGCGGCCGGCGCCCTGCTCAATGGACCTCCACAGTTCAGCGCTGCCCCGGAGATCAAG gcccctgagCCTCTGAGCTCTTTGAAGTCCATGGCGGAGCGGGCAGCCATCAGCTCCGGCATCGAGGACCCCGTCCCCACGCTGCACCTGACTGAGCGAG ACATCATCCTGAGCAGCACGTCGGCTCCCCCGGCCTCGGCCCAGCCGGCCCTGCAGCTGTCGGAGGTGAACATACCGCTGTCGCTGGGTGTGTGTCCCCTGGGGCCTGTGCCCCTCACCAAGGAGCAGCTCTACCAGCAGGCCATGGAAGAGGCCGCCTGGCACCACATGCCCCACCCCTCAGACTCTGAGCGTATCCG GCAGTACCTCCCCCGGAACCCCTGCCCGACGCCCCCCTACCACCACCAGATGCCGCCCCCGCACTCGGACACTGTGGAGTTCTACCAGCGGCTGTCGACCGAGACGCTTTTCTTCATCTTCTACTATCTGGAG GGCACTAAGGCACAGTACTTGGCAGCCAAGGCCCTAAAGAAGCAGTCGTGGCGATTCCACACCAAGTACATGATGTGGTTCCAGAGGCACGAGGAGCCCAAGACCATCACTGACGAGTTCGAGCAG GGCACCTACATCTACTTTGACTACGAGAAGTGGGGCCAGCGGAAGAAGGAAGGCTTCACCTTTGAGTACCGCTACCTGGAGGACCGGGACCTCCAGTGA
- the LENG1 gene encoding leukocyte receptor cluster member 1, translated as MNILPKKSWHVRNKDNVARVRRDEAQAREEAKERERRVLLAQQEARTEFLRKKARHQNSLPAAEAAAAGAPSSSGPVDLFRELLEEGKGVSRGNKEYEEEKRREKERQEKALGILTYLGQSAAEAQTRLPWYQLPPSRGGPPSGPGPDEKIKNRLDPLGEMQKHLGKKRKHSGDNGSHSRKEKEGPEKRPKEPPSLDQLRAERLQREAAERARAQALLARIGGTAAQEDQPEEVDDRRRRYNSQFNPQLARRPRQQERPLAH; from the exons ATGAATATCTTACCGAAGAAGAGCTGGCACGTCCGGAACAAGGACAATGTCGCCCGCGTGCGGCGTGACGAGGCCCAAGCCCGGGAGGAGGCGAAAGAGCGTGAGCGGAGGGTGCTGCTCGCTCAGCAAGAG GCCCGCACAGAATTCCTACGGAAGAAAGCCAGGCATCAGAACTCACTACCTGCggctgaagcagcagcagcaggagcccCAAGCAGTTCTGGCCCTGTGGATCTGTTTCGAGAGCTGctggaagaagggaagggggtgAGCAGAGGCAATAAAGAGTACGAGGAAGAGAAGCGACGAGAGAAA GAGAGGCAAGAGAAGGCTCTGGGCATCCTGACGTACCTGGGCCAGAGTGCAGCGGAAGCCCAGACTCGGCTCCCTTGGTACCAGCTCCCCCCAAGTCGGGGCGGCCCCCCGTCTggtccaggaccagatgagaAGATCAAGAACCGCCTGGACCCTCTGGGGGAGATGCAGAAACAtttggggaagaagagaaagcacaGTGGTGACAATGGCAGTCAcagcagaaaggaaaaggagggaccTGAGAAACGACCCAAAGA ACCCCCGTCCCTGGACCAGCTTCGAGCTGAACGTCTCCAGCGGGAAGCGGCCGAGAGGGCTCGTGCACAGGCCCTGCTGGCCCGGATTGGAGGCACGGCAGCCCAGGAGGATCAGCCAGAAGAGGTGGACGATCGGCGGAGGCGGTACAACTCCCAGTTCAACCCCCAGCTGGCCCGGCGCCCCCGCCAGCAGGAACGCCCCCTGGCTCACTGA
- the CNOT3 gene encoding CCR4-NOT transcription complex subunit 3 isoform X1, with amino-acid sequence MADKRKLQGEIDRCLKKVSEGVEQFEDIWQKLHNAANANQKEKYEADLKKEIKKLQRLRDQIKTWVASNEIKDKRQLIDNRKLIETQMERFKVVERETKTKAYSKEGLGLAQKVDPAQKEKEEVGQWLTNTIDTLNMQVDQFESEVESLSVQTRKKKGDKDQKQDRIEGLKRHIEKHRYHVRMLETILRMLDNDSILVDAIRKIKDDVEYYVDSSQDPDFEENEFLYDDLDLEDIPQALVATSPPSHSHMEDEIFNQSSSTPTSTTSSSPIPPSPANCTTENSEDDKKRGRSTDSEISQSPAKNGSKPVHSSQHPQSPAVPPSYPSGPPPAASALSTAPGNNGAPAPAAPPSALGAKASPAPSHSSGTPAPYAQAVAPPAPSGPSPAQPRPPSVQPGGGGGGGKQNGATSYSSVVADSPAEVALSSGGGSSANSQALGPQSGPHNPPPSTSKEPNATAPTGAGGVAPGSGNNSGGPSLLVPLPVNPPSSPTPSFSEAKAAGALLNGPPQFSAAPEIKAPEPLSSLKSMAERAAISSGIEDPVPTLHLTERDIILSSTSAPPASAQPALQLSEVNIPLSLGVCPLGPVPLTKEQLYQQAMEEAAWHHMPHPSDSERIRQYLPRNPCPTPPYHHQMPPPHSDTVEFYQRLSTETLFFIFYYLEGTKAQYLAAKALKKQSWRFHTKYMMWFQRHEEPKTITDEFEQGTYIYFDYEKWGQRKKEGFTFEYRYLEDRDLQ; translated from the exons ATGGCGGACAAGCGCAAACTCCAAG GTGAGATTGATCGCTGCCTCAAGAAGGTGTCCGAGGGCGTGGAGCAGTTTGAAGATATTTGGCAGAAG CTCCACAATGCAGCCAACGCGAACCAGAAAGAAAAGTATGAGGCTGATCTAAAGAAGGAGATTAAGAAGCTTCAA CGGCTGAGGGACCAGATCAAGACTTGGGTAGCATCCAATGAGATCAAGGACAAGAGGCAGCTTATAGACAACCGCAAGCTCATTGAGACG CAAATGGAACGGTTCAAAGTTGTGGAGCGAGAGACCAAGACAAAAGCCTATAGCAAGGAGGGCCTGGGCCTGGCACAGAAGGTGGACCCTgcccagaaggaaaaggaggaggtcGGCCAGTGGCTCACG aatACCATCGACACCCTAAACATGCAGGTGGACCAGTTTGAGAGTGAAGTGGAGTCACTGTCGGTGCAAACACGCAAGAAGAAGGGCGACAAGGAT CAGAAGCAGGACCGGATCGAGGGCCTGAAGCGGCATATCGAGAAGCACCGCTACCACGTGCGCATGCTGGAGACCATCCTGCGCATGCTGGACAACGACTCCATCCTCGTGGACGCCATCCGCAAGATCAAGGACGATGTCGAGTACTACGTGGACTCGTCCCAGGACCCCGACTTCGAGGAGAATGAGTTCCTCTACGACGACCTGGACCTCGAGGACATTC CACAGGCGCTGGTCGCCACCTCCCCGCCCAGCCACAGTCACATGGAGGATGAGATCTTCAACCAGTCAAGCAGCACGCCCACTTCGACCACCTCCAGCTCGCCCATCCCGCCCAGCCCGGCCAACTGCACCACG GAAAACTCTGAAGATGACAAGAAGAGGGGACGCTCGACGGATAGTGAAATCAGCCAG tCTCCAGCCAAAAACGGCTCCAAGCCTGTCCACAGCAGCCAGCACCCTCAGTCCCCAGCTGTGCCGCCAAGCTACCCCTCCGGCCCCCCGCCCGCCGCCTCTGCCCTGAGCACCGCCCCTGGCAACAACGGGGCCCCTGCCCCGGCAGCACCCCCAAGCGCCCTGGGCGCCAAggccagcccagctcccagccacAGCTCGGGCACGCCCGCCCCCTACGCCCAGGCTGTGGCCCCGCCAGCTCCCAGTGGGCCCAGCCCCGCGCAGCCCCGGCCCCCCAGCGTGCAGCccggcggaggcggaggcggaggcaaGCAGAACGGCGCCACCA GTTACAGCTCAGTAGTGGCAGACAGCCCGGCAGAGGTGGCTCTCAGCAGCGGCGGGGGCAGCAGTGCCAacagccaggccctgggcccccaGTCTGGCCCCCACAACCCACCTCCCAGCACCTC GAAGGAACCCAATGCGACAGCCCCAACGGGGGCTGGGGGCGTGGCCCCAGGCTCAGGGAACAACTCGGGGGGACCCAGTCTCCTGGTGCCACTACCTGTGAACCCTCCCAGCTCCCCGACACCCAGCTTCAGCGAGGCCAAGGCGGCCGGCGCCCTGCTCAATGGACCTCCACAGTTCAGCGCTGCCCCGGAGATCAAG gcccctgagCCTCTGAGCTCTTTGAAGTCCATGGCGGAGCGGGCAGCCATCAGCTCCGGCATCGAGGACCCCGTCCCCACGCTGCACCTGACTGAGCGAG ACATCATCCTGAGCAGCACGTCGGCTCCCCCGGCCTCGGCCCAGCCGGCCCTGCAGCTGTCGGAGGTGAACATACCGCTGTCGCTGGGTGTGTGTCCCCTGGGGCCTGTGCCCCTCACCAAGGAGCAGCTCTACCAGCAGGCCATGGAAGAGGCCGCCTGGCACCACATGCCCCACCCCTCAGACTCTGAGCGTATCCG GCAGTACCTCCCCCGGAACCCCTGCCCGACGCCCCCCTACCACCACCAGATGCCGCCCCCGCACTCGGACACTGTGGAGTTCTACCAGCGGCTGTCGACCGAGACGCTTTTCTTCATCTTCTACTATCTGGAG GGCACTAAGGCACAGTACTTGGCAGCCAAGGCCCTAAAGAAGCAGTCGTGGCGATTCCACACCAAGTACATGATGTGGTTCCAGAGGCACGAGGAGCCCAAGACCATCACTGACGAGTTCGAGCAG GGCACCTACATCTACTTTGACTACGAGAAGTGGGGCCAGCGGAAGAAGGAAGGCTTCACCTTTGAGTACCGCTACCTGGAGGACCGGGACCTCCAGTGA